The Corynebacterium pseudopelargi genome contains a region encoding:
- the feoB gene encoding ferrous iron transport protein B: MSTSTCHCESHGSNPAPKGAPIIALVGAPNAGKSTLFNGLTGAKAKMGNWPGTTVEVSRGAWRTKDGTYDVIDFPGAYSLDPISPDEELTRELVVECAPEDRPDLVLVAVDATALSRSLYMVAQLAEQDHRIVVVVTKADVAARYGSTADIDKLAEMLGVPVLAVDPRRRSNLAAIEKAVAKRLEQPKHTLRETSLQDTFELADARFAWVETAVAAALDAKEQQKRSATEKIDAVALHPVFGPLLFLACMWLVFQITTTVAAPLQDSLESFFSGPVSDAARSFLETIGLSQPFFTGLIVDGLIGGVGMVLTFAPLMALMFLILAVLEDSGYMSRAAVVTDRLMKAIGLPGKAFIPLIVGFGCNVPAISATRVLGQPRQRLLTALLIPFTSCSARLTVYVMLATTFFPDHAGSVVFAMYVISIALVILVGLGMKHTLWRRMGTEPLVIDLPVYQLPGLRLAFSVMWVRLKGFLHTAGGIIVATVTVVFLLQSTPMVGGYGFADEDLPPQDSVYGRVSETIAPVFEPAGFGSWSISGTLLTGFVAKEAVISSWAQTYQLEDVTDEDPNEQASSPLAQAVRQDFKEASGGHTIAAVWAFMIFLLSYTPCVATLAAQKREIGTKWMLFGMVIQLTSAWILAVATFHLLKVWF, encoded by the coding sequence ATGTCCACCTCCACCTGCCATTGCGAAAGCCACGGTTCAAACCCCGCACCCAAAGGCGCACCAATTATCGCCCTCGTCGGTGCGCCCAATGCGGGTAAATCCACGCTTTTTAATGGGCTCACCGGCGCCAAAGCCAAAATGGGTAACTGGCCTGGCACCACCGTCGAAGTCAGCCGCGGCGCTTGGCGCACCAAAGACGGCACCTATGATGTGATCGACTTTCCCGGAGCCTATTCCCTTGATCCGATCAGCCCCGATGAGGAGCTCACCCGGGAATTGGTAGTGGAATGTGCCCCGGAGGATCGCCCCGATCTGGTGTTGGTGGCCGTCGATGCCACCGCTTTAAGCCGCAGCCTGTATATGGTGGCGCAGCTTGCAGAACAAGATCATCGCATCGTCGTGGTAGTAACCAAGGCCGATGTTGCAGCCCGCTATGGCAGCACGGCGGATATAGACAAGCTCGCCGAGATGCTCGGGGTTCCGGTGCTTGCCGTGGATCCTCGCCGCCGCTCTAATTTGGCTGCCATTGAGAAGGCGGTAGCCAAGCGCCTTGAGCAACCAAAGCACACCTTGCGCGAAACCTCCTTGCAAGACACCTTCGAGCTTGCCGACGCCCGCTTTGCATGGGTTGAAACCGCCGTAGCAGCAGCCCTGGATGCCAAAGAACAGCAAAAACGAAGCGCCACGGAAAAGATTGACGCCGTAGCCTTGCACCCAGTGTTTGGCCCGCTGCTCTTTTTGGCCTGCATGTGGCTGGTTTTTCAGATCACCACCACGGTGGCAGCCCCGCTGCAGGATTCCCTCGAATCCTTCTTTAGCGGCCCGGTCAGCGACGCCGCCCGTTCCTTCCTTGAGACCATTGGCCTATCGCAGCCATTTTTCACCGGCCTGATCGTCGATGGCCTCATCGGCGGTGTGGGCATGGTCTTGACTTTCGCACCACTGATGGCGCTGATGTTTTTGATCCTCGCGGTGTTAGAGGATTCGGGCTATATGTCGCGTGCCGCGGTGGTCACCGACCGTTTGATGAAGGCCATTGGCCTGCCCGGCAAAGCTTTTATCCCCTTGATTGTGGGTTTTGGCTGCAATGTGCCAGCCATTTCGGCCACCCGCGTACTAGGCCAGCCTCGCCAGCGTTTGCTCACCGCCTTACTGATTCCCTTTACTTCCTGTTCAGCGCGCCTGACGGTGTATGTGATGCTGGCTACCACCTTCTTCCCGGATCACGCAGGCAGCGTGGTGTTTGCCATGTACGTGATTTCCATTGCCCTGGTTATTTTGGTGGGCCTGGGCATGAAGCACACCCTGTGGCGGCGCATGGGCACCGAGCCTTTGGTCATCGACCTCCCCGTGTACCAACTCCCCGGCCTGCGCTTGGCGTTTTCGGTGATGTGGGTGCGCCTCAAAGGCTTCCTGCACACCGCCGGCGGCATCATCGTTGCCACGGTGACGGTGGTCTTCCTCCTACAATCCACACCGATGGTTGGAGGCTATGGCTTTGCCGACGAAGACCTGCCGCCCCAAGACAGCGTCTACGGCCGCGTCTCTGAAACCATCGCCCCCGTATTTGAGCCCGCAGGCTTTGGCTCCTGGTCAATTTCTGGCACCTTGCTCACAGGCTTTGTAGCCAAAGAGGCAGTGATCTCCTCCTGGGCACAGACCTATCAGCTTGAGGACGTCACCGACGAAGACCCCAACGAACAAGCCTCCTCGCCTCTTGCGCAGGCAGTGCGCCAAGATTTCAAAGAAGCCTCCGGCGGGCACACCATCGCGGCCGTGTGGGCCTTTATGATCTTCCTGCTCTCCTACACCCCCTGCGTTGCCACCCTTGCTGCACAGAAACGAGAAATCGGCACCAAGTGGATGCTCTTTGGCATGGTGATTCAGTTGACCTCTGCCTGGATACTGGCCGTGGCCACCTTCCACCTGCTTAAGGTGTGGTTCTAA
- a CDS encoding FeoA family protein: MFGALAKTFQRPSREAQQRCTNGIDDTQSCPTCQGEAETFTLNAVPCGRTCTISSIAQHKLSQATQRRLAELGLRAGMHVTISQKTSAGGRVLKIGTTRYAIDGATAAEMLVHVA; the protein is encoded by the coding sequence ATGTTTGGAGCACTCGCAAAGACGTTTCAGCGTCCATCACGCGAAGCCCAACAACGTTGCACCAATGGCATCGACGACACCCAATCGTGCCCAACATGCCAGGGCGAAGCGGAAACTTTCACACTCAACGCAGTTCCCTGCGGACGTACCTGCACAATCTCAAGCATTGCCCAGCACAAGCTTTCTCAAGCAACGCAGCGGCGTTTAGCGGAGCTAGGGCTGCGCGCAGGCATGCACGTCACCATTAGCCAAAAGACCAGCGCAGGCGGCCGAGTGCTCAAGATTGGCACCACCCGCTACGCCATTGATGGCGCCACCGCAGCCGAAATGCTTGTGCACGTGGCCTAG